One region of Ictalurus punctatus breed USDA103 chromosome 6, Coco_2.0, whole genome shotgun sequence genomic DNA includes:
- the prmt2 gene encoding protein arginine N-methyltransferase 2 isoform X2, giving the protein MLEMSESENIHTNSNIITQEFIALEDFNATGAEQLSFTAGDTLLVHEQVCTDWWWAERSGCFGYVPSAFLHRGVEDVEDAWQDEEYFSTYGTLLHLEMLSDRPRTETYRQVIVSNSAALRGKVVMDLGCGTGIISLFCGRLAQPAAVYAVEASSVAEHTEKLVKLNRCEDVVTVFRSRAEDLMLPSKVDVLVSEWMGNCLLFEFMVESVLRVRDRWLKDGGMMWPSSASLSLVPCQAHADYSQKMEFWENLYGLDFSCLQPVAQEEFFSKPKFSHQLDPDDCLSTPCNVISLDMHTLSVSDLEKLSGEFRFTIERSGTLHGFTAWFSTFFHSLDEGGSSLELNTGPHAESTHWKQTLFMLDGPIGVEEGDCVGGAITLQRNPIWRRHMSITIEWRIKRRNDPTFCEEKTKRFPMWR; this is encoded by the exons atgttggaGATGAGTGAAAGTGAGAACATACACACTAACAGTAACATTATTACACAGGAGTTTATAGCGTTAGAGGATTTTAACGCTACAGGAGCAGAACAG TTGAGTTTCACAGCCGGAGACACGCTGCTGGTTCATGAGCAGGTTTGTACAGACTGGTGGTGGGCCGAGCGGAGCGGCTGCTTCGGCTACGTTCCCTCAGCTTTCCTCCACCGAGGAGTCGAGGACGTGGAAGACGCCTGGCAGGACGAGGAGTATTTCAGCACCTATGGGACTCTG CTTCACCTGGAGATGCTCTCGGACCGGCCGCGTACCGAAACCTACAGACAGGTGATCGTGAGCAACAGCGCCGCCCTGAGGGGGAAAGTGGTGATGGATTTGGGATGCGGTACCGGCATTATCAGCCTCTTCTGTGGCCGTTTAGCACAGCCTGCAGCT GTGTATGCGGTGGAGGCGAGCTCGGTGGCCGAACACACAGAGAAACTGGTGAAACTGAATAGGTGTGAGGATGTCGTGACCGTATTTCGATCCAGAGCTGAAGATCTGATGCTTCCGTCCAAGGTGGACGTCCTGGTCTCAGAGTGGATGGGGAACTGCTTACTG TTTGAGTTCATGGTGGAGTCTGTGCTCCGTGTGCGGGACCGCTGGCTGAAGGACGGAGGGATGATGTGGCCATCTTCTGCCTCTCTGAGCCTAGTTCCCTGTCAGGCGCACGCTGACTACAGTCAGAAAATGGAATTCTGGGAAAATCTCTACGGCCTGGACTTCAGCTGTCTGCA aCCTGTTGCGCAGGAGGAGTTCTTCTCCAAGCCAAAATTCAGCCATCAGCTTGACCCTGACGACTGTCTCTCCACTCCATGTAATGTCATCAGTCTGGACATGCACACCCTGAGTGTGTCTGATCTGGAG aagctGAGCGGAGAGTTCAGATTCACCATAGAAAGATCTGGAACTCTGCATGGCTTCACTGCGTGGTTCAGCACATTCTTCCATAGTTTAGATGAGGGAGGATCATCACTGGAGCTCAACACCGGACCACACGCTGA GTCGACTCACTGGAAACAGACTCTGTTCATGTTAGACGGACCAATCGGAGTTGAGGAAGGCGACTGTGTGGGCGGGGCCATCACGCTACAGAGGAACCCTATTTGGAGACGGCACATGtcaatcaccatagagtggcgtATAAAGAGGAGGAACGATCCGACGTTCTGTGAG
- the prmt2 gene encoding protein arginine N-methyltransferase 2 isoform X1 — protein MLEMSESENIHTNSNIITQEFIALEDFNATGAEQLSFTAGDTLLVHEQVCTDWWWAERSGCFGYVPSAFLHRGVEDVEDAWQDEEYFSTYGTLKLHLEMLSDRPRTETYRQVIVSNSAALRGKVVMDLGCGTGIISLFCGRLAQPAAVYAVEASSVAEHTEKLVKLNRCEDVVTVFRSRAEDLMLPSKVDVLVSEWMGNCLLFEFMVESVLRVRDRWLKDGGMMWPSSASLSLVPCQAHADYSQKMEFWENLYGLDFSCLQPVAQEEFFSKPKFSHQLDPDDCLSTPCNVISLDMHTLSVSDLEKLSGEFRFTIERSGTLHGFTAWFSTFFHSLDEGGSSLELNTGPHAESTHWKQTLFMLDGPIGVEEGDCVGGAITLQRNPIWRRHMSITIEWRIKRRNDPTFCEEKTKRFPMWR, from the exons atgttggaGATGAGTGAAAGTGAGAACATACACACTAACAGTAACATTATTACACAGGAGTTTATAGCGTTAGAGGATTTTAACGCTACAGGAGCAGAACAG TTGAGTTTCACAGCCGGAGACACGCTGCTGGTTCATGAGCAGGTTTGTACAGACTGGTGGTGGGCCGAGCGGAGCGGCTGCTTCGGCTACGTTCCCTCAGCTTTCCTCCACCGAGGAGTCGAGGACGTGGAAGACGCCTGGCAGGACGAGGAGTATTTCAGCACCTATGGGACTCTG aaGCTTCACCTGGAGATGCTCTCGGACCGGCCGCGTACCGAAACCTACAGACAGGTGATCGTGAGCAACAGCGCCGCCCTGAGGGGGAAAGTGGTGATGGATTTGGGATGCGGTACCGGCATTATCAGCCTCTTCTGTGGCCGTTTAGCACAGCCTGCAGCT GTGTATGCGGTGGAGGCGAGCTCGGTGGCCGAACACACAGAGAAACTGGTGAAACTGAATAGGTGTGAGGATGTCGTGACCGTATTTCGATCCAGAGCTGAAGATCTGATGCTTCCGTCCAAGGTGGACGTCCTGGTCTCAGAGTGGATGGGGAACTGCTTACTG TTTGAGTTCATGGTGGAGTCTGTGCTCCGTGTGCGGGACCGCTGGCTGAAGGACGGAGGGATGATGTGGCCATCTTCTGCCTCTCTGAGCCTAGTTCCCTGTCAGGCGCACGCTGACTACAGTCAGAAAATGGAATTCTGGGAAAATCTCTACGGCCTGGACTTCAGCTGTCTGCA aCCTGTTGCGCAGGAGGAGTTCTTCTCCAAGCCAAAATTCAGCCATCAGCTTGACCCTGACGACTGTCTCTCCACTCCATGTAATGTCATCAGTCTGGACATGCACACCCTGAGTGTGTCTGATCTGGAG aagctGAGCGGAGAGTTCAGATTCACCATAGAAAGATCTGGAACTCTGCATGGCTTCACTGCGTGGTTCAGCACATTCTTCCATAGTTTAGATGAGGGAGGATCATCACTGGAGCTCAACACCGGACCACACGCTGA GTCGACTCACTGGAAACAGACTCTGTTCATGTTAGACGGACCAATCGGAGTTGAGGAAGGCGACTGTGTGGGCGGGGCCATCACGCTACAGAGGAACCCTATTTGGAGACGGCACATGtcaatcaccatagagtggcgtATAAAGAGGAGGAACGATCCGACGTTCTGTGAG